The proteins below are encoded in one region of Festucalex cinctus isolate MCC-2025b chromosome 2, RoL_Fcin_1.0, whole genome shotgun sequence:
- the cdadc1 gene encoding cytidine and dCMP deaminase domain-containing protein 1: MEESRRESPAGQASPITTDASSQTVSVVQGHSPRLSKINLFSLLSLWLELFPQAQAEDDDNQIRSVGLVVVRDRKVVGLHYSGHELHAGQAAIIQHGARLADCQLYFSRRPCATCLKMIINAGVTQISFWPGDPEVSMLRSDPHAAAGRVPEEAALDAAATEKLKSNSRSHICLLLQPLATGMLQFVSETSRECDFVAALADDDPGPDTEEVFRREQEQHLEDFSKRFLIEDSHQHREILTQMHLENFCVEPYFANLRNNMKELVKVLAAVAAGLPRRHYGFHREPAAPETLVTNSSPPSHHEGVSQEVARHCIIQARLLAYRTEDPKVGVGAVIWASRHLAGLNGPGRLSLVGCGYNAYPAGSQYAEYPLMDDKQEDRKRRKYRYIIHAEQNALTFRTRDISPEEAAVLFVTKCPCDECVPLIRGAGITHIYTTDQDRDKNKGDISYLRFSNLKEIQKFIWQKDPVAPPLNIINGHASKRTRQEADEKHGIKKQRQQF, translated from the exons ATGGAAGAAAGCCGCAGAGAGAGTCCAGCGGGCCAAGCTTCGCCTATCACAACAGACGCCAGCAGCCAGACCGTCAGCGTCGTGCAAG GTCATAGCCCCAGGTTGTCAAAGATCAACCTGTTTAGCTTGTTGAGTTTGTGGTTAGAGCTGTTCCCTCAGGCGCAAGCAGAGGACGACGACAATCAG ATCCGCAGCGTGGGTCTCGTGGTGGTGCGGGACAGGAAGGTGGTGGGGCTCCACTATAGTGGACATGAACTCCACGCTGGCCAGGCGGCCATCATCCAACATGGCGCCCGCCTGGCCGACTGTCAGCTGTACTTCTCTCGGCGACCGTGCGCCACCTGCTTGAAGATGATCATCAATG CTGGAGTGACTCAGATCTCCTTCTGGCCCGGAGACCCCGAGGTCAGCATGCTGCGATCCGACCCCCACGCTGCCGCCGGCCGCGTCCCCGAGGAGGCGGCGCTGGACGCCGCGGCCACGGAGAAGCTCAAGTCCAACAGCCGCTCGCACATCTGCTTGCTCCTGCAACCTCTGGCCACGGGCATGCTGCAGTTCGTCAGCGAGACGTCCAGAGAGTGCGATTTCGTGGCGGCGCTGGCCGATGACGaccccggcccggacacggaggAAGTCTTCCGCAG GGAGCAGGAGCAACATCTCGAAGACTTCTCCAAACGCTTCCTGATTGAGGATTCCCATCAGCACCGAGAGATTCTGACCCAAATGCATCTGGAGAACTTCTGCGTGGAGCCCTACTTTGCCAACCTCAGAAACAACATGAAGGAGCTGGTGAAGGTTCTGGCTGCCGTGGCGGCCGGGTTGCCGCGGCGACATTACGGATTTCACCG GGAACCGGCGGCCCCGGAAACATTAGTCACCAACTCGTCGCCGCCCTCTCACCATGAGGGCGTGTCCCAAGAAGTCGCCCGCCATTGCATCATCCAAGCCAGACTACTTGCCTACAGAACag AGGACCCTAAAGTGGGAGTTGGTGCCGTTATCTGGGCCAGCAGACATTTG gcTGGACTTAATGGACCTGGTCGGCTGTCCCTGGTGGGCTGCGGGTACAACGCTTACCCAGCGGGCTCGCAATATGCAGAGTACCCACTCATGGATGACAAGCAAGAGGACCGCAAGCGGCGCAAGTACCGATACATCATCCACGCTGAGCAGAACGCCCTCACCTTCAG GACTCGTGATATCAGCCCGGAGGAAGCCGCCGTGCTGTTTGTGACGAAATGTCCATGTGACGAGTGCGTCCCTCTGATTCGAGGCGCCGGCATCACGCACATTTACACCACCGACCAGGACCGGGACAAGAACAAAGGCGACATTTCCTACCTCCGATTCAGCAACTTGAAGGAAATCCAAAAGTTCATA